A region of Rhizorhabdus wittichii RW1 DNA encodes the following proteins:
- a CDS encoding protein of unknown function DUF1116 (PFAM: protein of unknown function DUF1116), producing MTRRSLRDDANQEAYRRLAGARPVLRDIRPAIEVVPRMTRDLVLTSGPLLRWSDYEGGQRRALIGGALFEGLAADAAEAEAKLASGAIRIGACQDHDCIGSVAGIYTASMPVFVIENEAFGNRAFSNMYEGQARKRLNYGSYDDEVKERLDYINAAVAPVLGEAVRASGGIELAPIIKRALHMGDELHSRNTAASLLFAVALFPALLDLPPALRNEVKRVTALLVEDNYFFLRLSMGAAKASAAAIAGIPHASVLSTMGLNCRSFGIQVAGLDGWIEGPLPDPEAKLFEGHGKDEIAWLGGESIVTETVGLGGLAQAAAFPLFSYQGGEPLDMIARTEQMYAITIGEHPDYRIPVLKYRGTPTAIDIFRVVESGITPFLDIGIAGKGGVQIGAGVVQAPLPCFEAAVARYNDHYG from the coding sequence ATGACCCGACGGAGCCTGCGCGACGACGCCAATCAGGAAGCTTATCGCCGGCTCGCCGGCGCCCGGCCCGTGCTGCGCGACATCCGGCCGGCGATCGAGGTCGTGCCGCGCATGACGCGCGACCTCGTCCTGACCTCGGGGCCGCTGCTGCGGTGGTCCGACTATGAAGGAGGACAGCGCCGGGCGCTGATCGGCGGCGCGCTGTTCGAGGGGCTGGCCGCCGACGCGGCAGAGGCCGAGGCGAAGCTGGCGAGCGGCGCGATCCGGATCGGCGCCTGCCAGGACCATGACTGCATCGGCTCGGTCGCGGGCATCTACACCGCCTCGATGCCGGTGTTCGTCATCGAGAACGAGGCCTTCGGCAACCGGGCCTTCTCCAACATGTATGAGGGCCAGGCGCGCAAGCGCCTCAACTATGGCTCCTACGACGACGAGGTGAAGGAGCGGCTCGACTATATCAACGCCGCCGTCGCGCCCGTGCTGGGCGAGGCGGTGCGGGCCAGCGGCGGGATCGAGCTCGCGCCGATCATCAAGCGCGCGCTCCACATGGGGGACGAACTGCACAGCCGCAACACGGCGGCCTCGCTGCTGTTCGCGGTGGCGCTGTTCCCCGCGCTGCTGGATCTGCCGCCCGCGCTGCGGAACGAAGTGAAGCGAGTGACGGCGCTGCTCGTCGAGGACAATTATTTCTTCCTTCGCCTCTCGATGGGCGCCGCCAAGGCCAGCGCCGCCGCGATCGCGGGCATCCCGCATGCCAGCGTGCTGTCGACGATGGGCCTGAACTGCCGCAGCTTCGGCATCCAGGTCGCCGGCCTCGACGGCTGGATCGAAGGCCCCTTGCCCGATCCCGAGGCCAAGCTGTTCGAAGGCCATGGCAAGGACGAGATCGCCTGGCTCGGCGGCGAAAGCATCGTCACCGAGACCGTCGGGCTCGGCGGCCTGGCGCAGGCGGCGGCCTTTCCGCTCTTCTCCTATCAGGGCGGCGAGCCGCTCGACATGATCGCGCGCACCGAACAGATGTATGCGATCACCATTGGCGAGCATCCGGACTATCGCATCCCGGTGCTCAAATATCGCGGCACGCCCACCGCGATCGATATCTTCCGCGTCGTGGAAAGCGGCATCACGCCCTTCCTCGACATCGGCATCGCCGGAAAGGGCGGGGTGCAGATCGGCGCGGGCGTGGTGCAGGCGCCACTCCCATGTTTCGAGGCGGCGGTGGCGCGTTACAATGATCATTATGGATGA
- a CDS encoding short-chain dehydrogenase/reductase SDR (PFAM: NAD-dependent epimerase/dehydratase; short-chain dehydrogenase/reductase SDR; KR) — protein sequence MGNPSPAAIAIVTGGEGGIGAAIVSRLAALGLRVVSADIATAPGATGDEAVIRRRLDLTDAASIDAFVEEAGALGTIVALVNCAGIIAECTAEEVPGPGVRRMLDINLLGAAHMTAAIAPLMTRGGAIVNISSISSRLPELANAVLYGASKSALETYTRASARALAPKGIRVNSLAPGFIDVAMTDAMRTIAYGEGSPLRRVAAGRMGTADEIAACVEFLLSDQASYVVGATLVVDGGLALN from the coding sequence ATGGGAAATCCGTCGCCGGCCGCGATCGCGATCGTCACGGGCGGGGAGGGCGGCATCGGCGCCGCCATCGTCTCCCGCCTCGCCGCCCTCGGCTTGCGGGTCGTCTCGGCGGACATCGCAACGGCGCCCGGCGCGACGGGCGATGAGGCGGTCATCCGGCGCAGGCTCGACCTCACCGACGCCGCCAGCATCGACGCCTTCGTGGAGGAGGCCGGCGCGCTGGGGACGATCGTCGCGCTGGTGAACTGCGCCGGGATCATCGCGGAATGCACCGCCGAGGAGGTTCCCGGGCCGGGCGTCCGCCGCATGCTCGACATCAACCTGCTCGGCGCGGCGCACATGACCGCGGCGATCGCGCCGCTGATGACGCGGGGCGGGGCGATCGTGAACATCAGCAGCATCAGCAGCCGCCTGCCCGAACTCGCCAACGCGGTGCTCTACGGCGCGAGCAAGAGCGCGCTGGAGACCTATACCCGGGCTTCGGCGCGGGCGCTGGCGCCGAAGGGCATCCGCGTCAACAGCCTGGCGCCCGGCTTCATCGACGTGGCGATGACCGACGCGATGCGGACCATCGCCTATGGCGAGGGATCGCCGCTGCGCAGGGTCGCCGCCGGGCGCATGGGCACGGCCGACGAGATCGCCGCCTGCGTCGAATTCCTGCTGTCCGACCAGGCCTCCTATGTCGTGGGGGCGACGCTGGTGGTCGACGGCGGACTGGCGCTCAACTGA
- a CDS encoding Alpha/beta hydrolase fold-3 domain protein (PFAM: Alpha/beta hydrolase fold-3 domain protein): MPLDPQLAALLAAPADDAAPPASFAERRALFASELAAIDRPGPAIAQEHAITLSTRNRPLDARLFRPAMPASSNRPVMLFFHGGGWIQGSSATHASLCRHLAHHGGFDLLSVDYRLAPEHPFPAAFEDALDALRWLYEDGAGAELHSPDIVVAGDSAGGNLAAAVCLAAPGEGLPAPQAALLLYPALDLANRTGSRETFGRGYWLDTLDELIAHYVPTPAQRLAAEASPALAPTLAGFPPTMLVTAGHDPLRDEGIAFAVRLMADGVRCTLANEASMIHGFLSLHGAIPAAERRLIAIAQQFGRFVRAD; encoded by the coding sequence ATGCCGCTCGATCCGCAGCTCGCCGCCCTGCTGGCGGCGCCGGCCGATGATGCAGCTCCGCCGGCCTCGTTCGCCGAGCGGCGCGCGCTCTTCGCTTCGGAGCTTGCGGCGATCGATCGGCCAGGCCCCGCGATCGCCCAGGAACATGCGATCACGCTCTCCACGCGGAACCGTCCGCTGGACGCCCGCCTTTTCCGTCCCGCGATGCCGGCGTCCTCGAACCGTCCCGTCATGCTCTTCTTCCACGGCGGCGGCTGGATCCAGGGCAGCAGCGCGACCCACGCCTCCTTATGCCGGCATCTCGCGCATCATGGTGGGTTCGACCTGTTGTCGGTCGACTATCGGCTCGCCCCCGAGCACCCCTTCCCCGCCGCCTTCGAGGATGCGCTCGACGCGCTCCGCTGGCTGTACGAGGACGGCGCCGGCGCGGAATTGCATTCCCCCGACATCGTCGTCGCGGGAGACAGCGCCGGCGGCAATCTCGCGGCGGCCGTCTGCCTGGCCGCGCCCGGCGAGGGCCTCCCCGCGCCGCAGGCCGCGCTATTGCTCTATCCCGCGCTCGACCTGGCGAACCGGACAGGCTCGCGCGAGACGTTCGGCCGGGGCTATTGGCTCGATACGCTGGACGAACTGATCGCCCATTATGTGCCGACGCCCGCGCAACGCCTGGCCGCCGAGGCATCGCCCGCGCTGGCGCCGACGCTGGCCGGCTTTCCGCCGACGATGCTGGTGACCGCCGGCCATGATCCCCTCCGTGACGAAGGCATCGCCTTCGCGGTGCGATTGATGGCGGACGGAGTCCGCTGCACGCTCGCGAACGAGGCGTCGATGATCCACGGCTTCCTGTCCCTCCACGGCGCGATACCCGCGGCCGAACGCCGGCTGATCGCGATCGCGCAGCAGTTCGGCCGGTTCGTTCGGGCGGATTGA
- a CDS encoding TonB-dependent receptor (PFAM: TonB-dependent receptor; TonB-dependent receptor, plug): MDHMVAMNSRRAQGRRRLLLLASVATQMIWIAPAAAQGAGSDGDIIVTARKREERMIDVPVSVAAITGPLLEKNRVANVDNLIGNVPSLYFSSNALSPGKDFINLVIRGIGAQSAGSPAVATIVDGVYVPALSFDIQFMDVERVEVLRGPQGTLFGRNTEGGALNIVLRRPDERTRGRIALTYDEFDTARAQAGMSGQLAEGLFGSASLDFEQSDGYLKNRVIPAALGLSGSIKANDYRKLSGRAALRFKPDDRLDINLAVDASSQTGLDGLPGVPRGGEHYVVRSDFQTDARYRNRGGALTIDYDLGDVGLTSITGYRKVTSRLPFDFDGSPEFVDNVHDLKTSQSITSQEVRLAKTAGGAFKWLLGGYAFDERHVQDRGYRLDTVPIFPSGIFIDAQNQRLKRRGFALFGDATLTLLDRLDLNAGLRYSWEKTRASTLIDFTIPDLLGPGADLHVAGAARGAITDKALTPSASATWRWSRNLTTYVRYARGYRAGGFPLAPADPSTDIPFGPEKSDNFEIGSKASLWNGLVHLDGALYLINIIGQQVSTVVFLNNDPTLPVTSVANAGRGRSKGFEFSADARPVDGLLLGANVGYTDARYRRYVDTVGKNRAGERFPFVPKWTAQANASYRFPISGGVDLELYGAYRHVGKILSGSGVDIDIQFPVRAYDIADIRASLIGPKWKADLFVDNVTNNYVETRVFNAFFFLQPRPFSIVLPPRRAGIRLTYEL; encoded by the coding sequence ATGGATCATATGGTCGCGATGAACAGCCGACGCGCACAGGGACGACGGCGGCTCCTGCTCCTGGCATCGGTCGCCACGCAGATGATCTGGATCGCGCCTGCCGCCGCGCAGGGCGCCGGATCGGACGGCGACATCATCGTCACCGCGCGCAAGCGCGAGGAACGGATGATCGACGTCCCCGTGTCCGTCGCGGCGATCACCGGCCCCCTGCTGGAGAAGAACCGCGTCGCCAATGTCGACAATCTGATCGGCAACGTCCCCAGCCTCTACTTCAGCTCGAACGCTCTCTCTCCCGGCAAAGACTTCATCAACCTCGTGATCCGCGGCATCGGCGCGCAGAGCGCCGGATCGCCGGCGGTCGCGACCATCGTCGACGGCGTCTATGTCCCGGCGCTGTCCTTCGACATCCAGTTCATGGACGTCGAGCGGGTCGAGGTGCTGCGCGGTCCGCAAGGCACGCTGTTCGGCCGCAACACCGAGGGCGGCGCGCTCAACATCGTGCTGCGCCGGCCCGACGAACGGACCCGGGGCCGGATCGCGCTGACCTATGACGAATTCGACACGGCGCGCGCGCAGGCGGGGATGTCCGGCCAGCTCGCCGAAGGGTTGTTCGGATCGGCCTCGCTCGATTTCGAGCAGAGCGACGGCTATCTCAAGAACCGCGTCATTCCCGCCGCGCTCGGCCTGTCCGGATCGATCAAGGCCAACGACTATCGCAAGCTGAGCGGCCGCGCGGCGCTGCGCTTCAAGCCCGACGACAGGCTCGACATCAACCTGGCGGTCGACGCTTCGTCGCAGACCGGCCTCGACGGCCTGCCGGGCGTGCCGCGCGGGGGCGAGCATTATGTGGTACGCAGCGATTTCCAGACCGACGCCCGTTACAGGAACCGGGGCGGCGCGCTGACGATCGACTATGACCTGGGCGATGTCGGGCTGACGTCGATCACCGGCTATCGCAAGGTCACGTCGCGGCTGCCGTTCGACTTCGACGGCTCGCCCGAGTTCGTCGACAACGTCCACGACCTCAAGACCTCCCAGTCGATCACGTCGCAGGAGGTCCGGCTCGCCAAGACGGCGGGCGGCGCCTTCAAATGGCTGCTGGGCGGCTATGCCTTCGACGAGCGTCACGTCCAGGATCGCGGCTATCGCCTCGACACGGTGCCGATCTTCCCGTCGGGCATCTTCATCGACGCACAGAACCAACGGCTCAAGCGGCGCGGCTTCGCGCTGTTCGGCGACGCGACGCTGACCCTGCTCGACAGGCTCGATCTCAATGCCGGCCTGCGCTACTCGTGGGAGAAGACCCGCGCCAGCACGCTGATCGACTTCACCATCCCCGATCTGCTGGGTCCCGGCGCCGACCTGCACGTCGCGGGCGCGGCGCGCGGCGCGATCACCGACAAGGCGCTCACGCCCAGCGCATCGGCGACCTGGCGCTGGTCGCGCAACCTCACCACCTATGTGCGCTACGCCCGAGGCTACCGGGCCGGCGGTTTCCCGCTCGCTCCGGCCGATCCGTCGACCGACATCCCGTTCGGCCCCGAGAAATCCGACAATTTCGAGATCGGTTCGAAGGCGAGCCTGTGGAACGGGCTCGTCCATCTCGACGGCGCGCTCTACCTGATCAACATCATCGGCCAGCAGGTGTCGACGGTCGTCTTCCTGAACAACGATCCCACCCTGCCGGTGACGTCGGTCGCCAATGCCGGCCGCGGGCGATCCAAGGGCTTCGAGTTCAGCGCCGACGCCCGGCCCGTCGACGGGCTGCTGCTGGGCGCCAATGTCGGCTACACCGACGCGCGCTATCGGCGCTATGTCGACACGGTCGGCAAGAACCGCGCCGGCGAACGCTTCCCCTTCGTTCCCAAATGGACGGCGCAAGCCAATGCCAGCTATCGCTTCCCGATCAGCGGCGGCGTCGACCTGGAACTCTACGGAGCCTATCGGCATGTCGGCAAGATCCTGTCCGGCAGCGGCGTCGACATCGACATCCAGTTCCCGGTCAGGGCCTATGACATCGCCGATATCCGCGCGAGCCTGATCGGCCCGAAGTGGAAGGCGGACCTGTTCGTCGACAACGTCACCAACAATTATGTCGAGACCCGCGTGTTCAACGCCTTCTTCTTCCTGCAGCCGCGTCCCTTCTCGATCGTGCTGCCGCCGCGCCGGGCCGGCATCCGCCTGACCTACGAACTGTGA
- a CDS encoding TonB-dependent receptor (PFAM: TonB-dependent receptor; TonB-dependent receptor, plug), whose product MGFRKRAIGVTMVMIGCPSAPLMAQGAVDGGGDIIVTATKRSDTLQNVPLSISAIGAASLEQRSASTFIDYAASIPNLGFGYTGDGAFSARTISLRGISGDNTTGFYLDETPVIDSIDPKIVDVDRVEVLRGPQGTLYGARSMGGTVRMITKQPQLGETAGRIHASLGTTRHTDRPNYAADGAINLPLGDKAALRASAFYQYDAGFFERQFAQGSNGAPGRHDNIGRTKSWGGALSVRLEPTDRLSITPRLLYQKSVANGFPYADATPADLNPRDLVQRRPFDIAEGGSDRWYLASLDAHYDLGSASLISSTSYFNRRVYETEDQTGVISAFFLDPFGAAPLPAAIDQGVPFKRFVQEIRLVSSDEGALSYVLGGYYSWTRDGEYYPPVPTAGLDAATGGALGSDLFFSDAYRNTVREPAVFGEATYKLGHGLSATAGLRWYRITTTNLGFQDGLAAGGRIEDLADAATGGVFPTGRPFRLRQSGVNPKAQLSWKLTPDDMIYATAARGFRPGGVSPAVPPSPALGCAADLAALGTSLSAAKFYKADSLWSYELGAKTSWFGRKLVVNGAAFYIDWKNIQQQILPPCGYQFRANAGAARSKGFEIELQARPLPGLELDAALGYIDARISKAGSISALRKGDRVLQVPDWTSSVSLTYTTAIGDDAHLSTRIGYSYVGESFSANNDPFNPRRRAPYELWDARLAVTWSRYELALFGKNLGDRRANLADNRSISVETPGRARVVVNQPRTIGIEMRSSF is encoded by the coding sequence ATGGGCTTTCGGAAGCGCGCCATCGGCGTCACCATGGTGATGATAGGCTGCCCTTCGGCGCCGCTCATGGCGCAGGGCGCCGTCGACGGTGGCGGCGACATCATCGTCACCGCCACCAAGCGATCCGACACGCTGCAGAACGTCCCGCTCAGCATCAGCGCGATCGGCGCGGCCTCGCTCGAACAGCGATCGGCGTCGACCTTCATCGACTATGCCGCGTCGATCCCCAATCTCGGCTTCGGCTATACCGGCGACGGCGCGTTCAGCGCGCGGACCATCTCGCTGCGCGGCATCTCCGGCGACAACACCACCGGCTTCTACCTCGACGAAACCCCGGTCATCGACTCGATCGATCCCAAGATCGTCGACGTCGACCGCGTCGAGGTGCTGCGCGGGCCGCAGGGAACCCTCTATGGCGCGCGCTCGATGGGCGGCACGGTCCGCATGATCACCAAGCAGCCCCAGCTCGGCGAGACCGCCGGCCGCATCCATGCGAGCCTCGGCACGACCCGGCACACCGACCGGCCCAACTATGCTGCGGACGGCGCGATCAACCTGCCGCTGGGCGACAAGGCGGCGCTGCGGGCCTCGGCCTTCTATCAATATGACGCCGGCTTCTTCGAGCGCCAGTTCGCCCAGGGGAGCAACGGCGCGCCGGGGCGACACGACAATATCGGGCGGACCAAATCCTGGGGCGGCGCGCTTTCCGTGCGGCTGGAACCGACCGACCGGCTCTCGATCACGCCCCGGCTGCTCTACCAGAAGAGCGTCGCCAACGGCTTTCCCTATGCCGACGCCACTCCGGCCGACCTCAACCCGCGCGATCTGGTGCAGCGGCGCCCCTTCGACATCGCCGAAGGCGGATCGGACCGCTGGTATCTCGCCAGCCTCGACGCCCATTACGACCTGGGGAGCGCCAGCCTGATCTCGTCGACCTCCTATTTCAACCGCCGCGTCTATGAGACCGAGGACCAGACCGGCGTCATCTCGGCCTTCTTCCTCGACCCGTTCGGCGCAGCCCCCCTGCCCGCCGCGATCGACCAGGGCGTCCCCTTCAAGCGCTTCGTCCAGGAGATCCGGCTGGTGTCGTCGGACGAGGGCGCGTTGAGCTACGTGCTGGGCGGCTATTATTCCTGGACGCGGGACGGCGAATATTATCCGCCGGTGCCGACGGCCGGTCTCGATGCCGCCACCGGCGGCGCGCTCGGGTCGGACCTGTTCTTCAGCGACGCCTATCGCAACACCGTCAGGGAACCCGCCGTCTTCGGCGAGGCGACCTACAAACTGGGCCATGGCCTGAGCGCCACCGCCGGCCTGCGCTGGTATCGGATCACGACGACGAACCTCGGCTTCCAGGACGGACTCGCCGCCGGCGGCCGGATCGAGGATCTCGCCGATGCCGCGACGGGCGGCGTCTTCCCGACCGGCAGGCCCTTCCGGCTGCGCCAGTCGGGGGTCAATCCCAAGGCGCAACTGAGCTGGAAACTCACCCCGGACGACATGATCTACGCGACCGCGGCGCGCGGCTTTCGCCCCGGCGGCGTGAGCCCGGCGGTGCCCCCCTCCCCCGCCCTCGGCTGCGCCGCCGACCTCGCGGCGCTCGGCACCTCGCTCAGCGCCGCCAAATTCTACAAGGCGGACAGCCTGTGGAGCTATGAGCTCGGCGCGAAGACGAGCTGGTTCGGCCGCAAACTGGTCGTCAACGGCGCGGCCTTCTACATCGACTGGAAGAACATCCAGCAGCAGATCCTGCCCCCCTGCGGCTATCAGTTCCGCGCCAATGCCGGCGCGGCGCGAAGCAAGGGCTTCGAGATCGAGCTCCAGGCGCGGCCGCTGCCCGGTCTCGAACTCGATGCCGCGCTGGGCTATATCGACGCGCGCATCAGCAAGGCGGGCAGCATCTCGGCGCTCCGCAAGGGCGATCGCGTGCTGCAGGTCCCCGACTGGACCTCGTCGGTCTCGCTGACCTACACGACCGCGATCGGCGACGACGCCCATCTGTCGACGCGGATCGGCTACAGCTATGTCGGCGAGAGCTTCAGCGCGAACAACGATCCGTTCAATCCGCGCCGTCGGGCACCCTATGAGCTGTGGGACGCGCGCCTCGCCGTCACCTGGTCCCGCTACGAACTCGCGCTGTTCGGCAAGAACCTCGGCGACCGGCGCGCCAATCTGGCGGACAACCGGTCGATCTCGGTCGAGACGCCGGGGCGGGCGCGCGTCGTCGTGAACCAGCCGCGCACCATCGGCATCGAAATGCGGTCGAGCTTCTGA
- a CDS encoding transcriptional regulator, GntR family (PFAM: regulatory protein GntR, HTH; GntR domain protein; Helix-turn-helix, type 11 domain protein), translated as MVQSFGPVRHTATYEVVAEHIRRALQLGRYLPGDKLPPERALALQLGVSRTVLREAIRALEGEGLVESRRGAMGGLVVLNNEVPADQLKAMIASRFDQLEQLYEFRLANECAAARFAARRRTAEDLRKISEALQRMEAIVGGVAEHNDSNTVARFTSADSAFHLGIAEASRNGFIAQAVEDAWVRRFLPIGNVFMRIEPDANNGHRRLFDAIETGNAAEAEAAMGDHIQETLATLRGYLNDRLRTR; from the coding sequence TTGGTCCAGAGCTTCGGTCCGGTACGGCATACGGCGACCTATGAAGTGGTCGCGGAGCATATTCGGCGGGCGCTGCAACTGGGCCGCTATCTTCCCGGCGACAAGCTGCCGCCCGAGCGCGCCCTGGCGCTCCAGCTCGGCGTCTCGCGCACCGTGCTGCGCGAGGCGATTCGCGCGCTCGAGGGCGAAGGCCTGGTGGAAAGCCGGCGCGGCGCGATGGGCGGCCTGGTCGTGCTGAACAACGAGGTGCCCGCCGACCAGCTCAAGGCGATGATCGCCAGCCGCTTCGACCAGCTCGAGCAGCTCTACGAATTCCGCCTGGCCAACGAGTGCGCCGCGGCCCGCTTCGCCGCCCGGCGGCGCACCGCCGAGGACCTCCGCAAGATATCGGAGGCGCTGCAACGCATGGAAGCGATCGTCGGCGGCGTCGCCGAACATAATGACTCGAACACCGTGGCGCGCTTCACCTCGGCCGATTCCGCCTTCCACCTCGGCATCGCCGAGGCGAGCCGCAACGGCTTCATCGCGCAGGCGGTGGAGGATGCGTGGGTGCGGCGCTTCCTGCCGATCGGCAATGTGTTCATGCGGATCGAGCCCGATGCGAACAACGGCCATCGCCGGCTGTTCGATGCGATCGAGACAGGCAACGCCGCCGAAGCCGAGGCGGCGATGGGCGACCATATCCAGGAAACCCTGGCCACGCTTCGCGGCTATCTGAACGATCGCCTCCGCACGCGCTGA
- a CDS encoding luciferase family protein (PFAM: luciferase family protein): MTLPASFGFVATAVEAPGTPDKQAYEALFGDCEYGQALGYDSVWLIEHHFSDYFPTPNPLALLSNLSARFPRLGLGTCVLVTPWHDPLRLAEDIAQLASITDAPLHLGMGRGTAKFEYDALGIQMDEAQDRFRDTWEIIRSGLAGGPFRVQGKLIDMPREVVLRPVLSEQRRRSIHFYGAIGSPGTAERMADMGLPPICTTIGDWDMQRDTIVSWKRAAAANGFDTGAARLPIMINCIIGDTDEEAIREAQTYIPRFMQAQVDHYEADANNWETLRTYKAWSGIFSKLKARCDPANIPDWCQWQLIGSPETVTRRLRQYQDIGFDTFLIHVATPGVPVEPRRRWLRRFAQEVMPALAAEALA, translated from the coding sequence ATGACCCTGCCTGCCAGTTTCGGATTTGTCGCCACCGCCGTCGAAGCGCCGGGAACGCCGGACAAGCAGGCCTATGAGGCGCTGTTCGGGGATTGCGAATATGGGCAGGCGCTGGGCTATGACAGCGTGTGGCTGATCGAACATCATTTCAGCGACTATTTCCCCACCCCCAATCCCCTGGCGCTGCTGTCCAACCTGTCGGCGCGCTTCCCCCGGCTGGGGCTGGGGACCTGCGTGCTGGTGACGCCGTGGCACGATCCGCTGCGGCTGGCGGAGGACATCGCCCAGCTCGCCTCGATCACCGACGCGCCGCTCCATCTCGGCATGGGCCGGGGCACCGCCAAGTTCGAATATGACGCGCTGGGCATCCAGATGGACGAAGCGCAGGACCGGTTCCGCGACACTTGGGAGATCATCCGCTCGGGGCTCGCCGGCGGTCCGTTCCGGGTGCAGGGCAAGCTGATCGACATGCCGCGCGAGGTCGTCCTCCGGCCGGTCCTGTCCGAACAGCGCCGCCGCTCGATCCACTTCTACGGCGCGATCGGAAGCCCCGGCACGGCCGAGCGCATGGCGGACATGGGCCTGCCGCCGATCTGCACGACGATCGGCGATTGGGACATGCAGCGCGACACGATCGTCAGTTGGAAGCGCGCGGCCGCTGCCAACGGCTTCGACACCGGCGCGGCGCGGCTGCCGATCATGATCAACTGCATCATCGGGGACACCGACGAGGAAGCGATCCGCGAGGCGCAGACCTACATCCCCCGCTTCATGCAGGCCCAGGTCGATCATTATGAGGCCGACGCCAACAACTGGGAGACGCTACGCACCTACAAGGCGTGGAGCGGCATCTTCTCGAAACTCAAGGCGCGATGCGATCCGGCCAATATCCCGGACTGGTGCCAGTGGCAGCTCATCGGCTCGCCCGAGACCGTGACGAGGCGGCTGCGGCAATATCAGGATATCGGCTTCGACACCTTCCTCATCCATGTCGCGACGCCGGGCGTGCCGGTCGAGCCGCGCCGTCGCTGGCTCCGCCGCTTCGCCCAGGAGGTGATGCCGGCCTTGGCGGCCGAGGCGCTGGCCTGA